The Vibrio echinoideorum genome includes a region encoding these proteins:
- the moaC gene encoding cyclic pyranopterin monophosphate synthase MoaC produces the protein MSQFTHINASGEANMVDVSAKAETVREARAEAFVQMSAETLELIVSGSHHKGDVFATARIAGIQAAKKTWDLIPLCHPLLLTKVEVQLEAIESESKVRIESVCKLAGKTGVEMEALTAASVAALTIYDMCKAVQKDIVIENVRLLEKTGGKSGHFKVES, from the coding sequence ATGAGCCAATTTACACACATTAACGCGTCTGGCGAAGCAAACATGGTCGATGTATCGGCTAAAGCAGAGACAGTACGTGAAGCGAGAGCAGAAGCTTTCGTTCAAATGTCAGCAGAAACGCTAGAGCTGATTGTTTCTGGCAGCCACCATAAAGGTGATGTTTTCGCAACGGCACGTATTGCTGGTATCCAAGCAGCGAAGAAGACGTGGGACTTGATTCCACTGTGTCACCCTTTGCTACTGACTAAGGTTGAAGTTCAGCTTGAGGCTATCGAGTCTGAAAGTAAGGTTCGAATCGAATCTGTATGTAAGCTTGCTGGTAAGACCGGCGTAGAAATGGAAGCGCTAACGGCTGCTTCTGTTGCTGCACTAACTATTTACGATATGTGTAAAGCTGTTCAGAAAGACATTGTTATCGAGAATGTACGCTTGTTAGAGAAGACCGGTGGTAAGTCAGGTCACTTCAAGGTGGAATCATGA
- the moaB gene encoding molybdenum cofactor biosynthesis protein B, with the protein MGHAESKFQAANIAVLTVSDTRTEENDTSGGYLAEHAKEAGHNVVDKQIVIDDMYKIRAIVSKWIADESVQAIMITGGTGFTSRDSTPEALKPLFDKEVEGFGELFRQVSYEEIGTSTIQSRAIAGFANHTVIFAMPGSTGACRTGWTKIIKQQIDASHRPCNFMPHLSV; encoded by the coding sequence ATGGGTCACGCAGAAAGCAAATTTCAAGCAGCAAACATTGCAGTATTAACGGTGTCAGATACTCGTACAGAAGAAAACGATACGTCAGGTGGTTACCTAGCGGAGCATGCTAAAGAAGCTGGCCACAATGTGGTTGATAAGCAAATCGTTATCGATGACATGTACAAGATCCGTGCGATTGTCTCTAAGTGGATCGCGGATGAAAGCGTTCAAGCTATCATGATCACTGGCGGTACGGGTTTTACATCTCGTGACAGCACGCCTGAAGCACTTAAGCCACTATTCGATAAAGAAGTCGAAGGCTTTGGCGAACTATTCCGTCAAGTGTCTTACGAAGAAATTGGTACTTCTACGATTCAATCTCGTGCGATTGCGGGTTTTGCTAACCATACGGTTATCTTTGCTATGCCTGGTTCTACAGGTGCATGCCGTACAGGTTGGACTAAGATCATCAAGCAGCAGATAGATGCAAGTCACCGTCCTTGTAACTTCATGCCACATCTTTCTGTATAA
- a CDS encoding ABC transporter substrate-binding protein produces MYKNKITQALLLGAGLAVAATSTLSIAAEVPAGTELAKVQELVRGNGTEVATIDPHKSQGVPESHVIRDLLEGLVNQDGEGNTIPGVAESWETTDNKTFTFHLRKDAKWSNGDPVTAEDFVYSWQRAVDPATASPYAWYMEYTKMVNAKDIVAGKKDKSELGVKAVDANTLVVELDTAVPYFVMMMGHTTMKPVHQATVEKFGDQWTKPGNFVGNGAFSVDQWVVNERLVLKRNEQYWNNDKTVLNKVTFLPIENQVAEMNRFLSGEIDFTNELPTEHFKRLKKEYAEDVSVAGNLCTYYYIFNTKKAPFDDVRVRKAISYAIDRNIVSDAILAQGQKPAYFLTPEITAGFNPELPAYGKMTQKERNAEAARLLEEAGYGRDNPLSFNLLYNTSENHKKIAVALGSMWKKTLGLKVTLENQEWKTYLSSKDSGDFEVARAGWCGDYNEASSFLTLMKSNNTTGGVHYDSAAYDQIIDKALNSTSEEEREALYLEAEALMANDMPIAPIYQYVKSRLLNPHVGGFPTNNAEDKIFSKDLYIKAE; encoded by the coding sequence ATGTACAAGAATAAAATCACTCAGGCCCTTCTTCTAGGTGCTGGTTTGGCAGTGGCTGCCACTTCTACCCTTTCTATCGCTGCTGAAGTTCCAGCAGGCACCGAGCTTGCAAAAGTTCAGGAGCTTGTTCGCGGTAACGGTACTGAAGTTGCGACTATCGACCCACACAAATCTCAAGGTGTACCAGAATCTCACGTAATTCGTGATCTTCTAGAAGGTCTAGTGAACCAAGATGGCGAAGGTAATACAATCCCAGGTGTAGCCGAAAGCTGGGAAACGACAGACAACAAAACATTCACTTTCCACCTGCGTAAAGACGCAAAATGGTCTAACGGCGATCCTGTAACAGCTGAAGATTTCGTTTACAGCTGGCAACGTGCAGTCGATCCTGCCACTGCTTCTCCATATGCTTGGTACATGGAATATACCAAGATGGTGAACGCGAAAGACATCGTAGCGGGTAAGAAAGACAAGAGTGAGCTAGGTGTTAAAGCTGTAGATGCAAACACTCTTGTTGTTGAACTAGATACAGCGGTACCATATTTCGTAATGATGATGGGCCACACAACAATGAAGCCTGTACATCAGGCGACTGTTGAAAAATTTGGTGACCAGTGGACTAAGCCGGGTAACTTTGTAGGTAACGGTGCGTTTTCTGTTGATCAATGGGTTGTTAACGAACGCCTAGTACTAAAGCGTAACGAGCAATACTGGAACAACGATAAGACTGTTCTTAATAAAGTAACGTTCCTACCAATCGAAAACCAAGTTGCGGAAATGAACCGTTTCCTATCTGGTGAAATCGACTTTACAAACGAACTTCCAACTGAGCACTTCAAGCGTCTTAAGAAAGAGTATGCGGAAGATGTATCTGTAGCGGGTAACCTATGTACCTACTACTACATCTTTAACACAAAGAAAGCACCATTTGATGATGTTCGTGTACGTAAAGCAATTTCTTACGCAATTGACCGTAATATCGTAAGTGACGCGATCCTTGCACAAGGTCAAAAACCAGCGTACTTCTTGACTCCTGAGATTACAGCAGGATTCAATCCTGAGCTTCCTGCGTACGGTAAAATGACTCAGAAAGAACGTAACGCTGAAGCGGCACGTCTTCTTGAAGAAGCGGGTTACGGCCGAGATAACCCACTAAGCTTCAACCTGCTTTACAACACTTCAGAAAACCACAAGAAGATTGCTGTAGCGCTAGGCTCTATGTGGAAGAAAACACTGGGTCTTAAAGTAACGCTTGAAAACCAAGAGTGGAAAACTTACCTATCTTCTAAAGATTCTGGTGACTTTGAAGTAGCACGTGCTGGTTGGTGTGGTGACTACAATGAAGCGTCGTCATTCCTAACGCTAATGAAGAGTAACAACACGACTGGTGGTGTTCACTACGACAGCGCTGCTTACGACCAAATCATTGATAAAGCACTTAACTCTACTTCAGAAGAAGAGCGTGAAGCACTTTACCTTGAAGCTGAAGCGCTAATGGCGAACGATATGCCTATCGCTCCTATCTACCAATACGTGAAATCACGTCTACTTAATCCGCATGTTGGTGGTTTCCCAACAAACAACGCGGAAGATAAGATCTTCTCGAAAGACTTATACATCAAAGCTGAATAA
- the oppB gene encoding oligopeptide ABC transporter permease OppB, protein MLKFIMKRIFEAIPTMLVLITISFFLMRFAPGNPFSSERPLPPEVMANIEAKYGLDKPVFEQYTTYLTNILQGDFGPSFKYQDYTVNELIAVALPVSAKVGFVAFIFTLIMGVTVGTIAALKHNTWIDYTIMSTAMLGVVMPSFVLAPALIYLFSLHWHIFPAGGWHGGTYMYIVLPVIAMSLLYVATFARITRGSMIETLNSNFIRTARAKGLSYRYIVLKHALKPAMLPVVSYMGPAFVGIITGSVVVETIFGLPGIGKLFVNAAFNRDYSLVMGVTILIGFLFILFNAIVDILLALIDPKIRY, encoded by the coding sequence ATGCTTAAATTCATTATGAAAAGGATATTTGAAGCGATTCCAACTATGTTGGTGTTGATCACTATATCTTTCTTTCTCATGCGTTTCGCACCGGGTAACCCGTTTTCAAGCGAGCGTCCATTACCGCCAGAAGTTATGGCTAACATCGAAGCTAAATATGGCTTAGACAAACCTGTATTTGAACAGTACACCACGTACCTGACCAACATCCTTCAGGGAGACTTTGGTCCGTCTTTCAAATATCAAGATTACACAGTAAATGAGTTGATCGCGGTTGCGCTTCCAGTTTCTGCGAAGGTAGGTTTTGTTGCCTTTATCTTTACCTTGATTATGGGGGTAACGGTCGGAACCATTGCCGCCTTGAAGCACAATACCTGGATCGACTACACCATAATGTCGACCGCGATGCTCGGGGTGGTGATGCCATCCTTCGTGTTGGCACCAGCGCTTATTTACCTATTCTCACTGCACTGGCATATATTTCCTGCAGGTGGTTGGCACGGTGGTACTTATATGTACATCGTCCTACCCGTTATCGCGATGTCTCTTCTATACGTAGCAACCTTTGCTCGTATTACTCGCGGTAGCATGATTGAAACCCTAAACAGTAACTTTATCCGTACAGCTCGTGCTAAAGGTCTAAGTTACCGTTATATCGTTCTTAAACATGCTCTTAAACCAGCAATGCTTCCTGTCGTTTCTTATATGGGACCTGCTTTCGTAGGTATCATTACCGGTTCTGTTGTCGTTGAAACTATCTTCGGCCTACCGGGTATCGGCAAGCTGTTTGTTAACGCCGCGTTTAACCGTGACTATTCGTTAGTAATGGGAGTAACCATTTTGATTGGTTTCCTATTCATCTTATTCAACGCAATCGTTGATAT
- the moaE gene encoding molybdopterin synthase catalytic subunit MoaE: protein MNDSRVIDPRVLVTAEDFSVGGEYDYLAQGTAAGAVVTFVGKVRDMNLGDNVIGLSLEHYPGMTEKSLSEICDQAEARWPIEKMRVIHRVGDLDIGDQIVYVGVSSAHRGAAFEACEFVMDFLKTKAPFWKKERTTETTRWVDSRDSDTKAADRWEK, encoded by the coding sequence ATGAATGACTCTCGAGTTATTGATCCAAGAGTATTAGTGACTGCTGAAGATTTTTCTGTGGGTGGCGAATACGATTATTTGGCTCAAGGTACAGCCGCTGGAGCGGTAGTGACGTTTGTTGGTAAAGTTCGCGACATGAACCTTGGTGACAACGTGATTGGTTTGTCTCTTGAGCATTATCCAGGCATGACAGAGAAGTCGCTGAGCGAGATCTGCGATCAAGCTGAAGCGCGCTGGCCGATTGAGAAGATGCGAGTTATTCACCGCGTGGGTGACCTAGATATTGGTGACCAGATTGTCTACGTTGGTGTGTCAAGTGCACACCGTGGTGCTGCTTTTGAAGCCTGTGAGTTTGTTATGGACTTCCTGAAAACCAAAGCGCCGTTTTGGAAAAAAGAACGTACCACAGAAACAACCCGCTGGGTTGATTCTCGCGATTCAGATACTAAAGCTGCGGATCGTTGGGAAAAGTAA
- the moaD gene encoding molybdopterin synthase sulfur carrier subunit: MITVLFFAQTRELVGVDSLEIDAQYNTIEAIRSHLVTQEGKWDIALEEGKLLAALNQSIVPLTTEVKDGDEVAFFPPVTGG; this comes from the coding sequence ATGATTACGGTACTGTTCTTTGCACAAACTCGTGAACTTGTCGGTGTTGATAGCCTAGAGATCGATGCGCAATACAATACTATTGAAGCGATTCGCAGCCACCTTGTAACACAAGAAGGCAAATGGGATATCGCATTGGAAGAGGGCAAGCTGCTGGCAGCACTCAACCAATCAATTGTACCTTTGACGACTGAAGTGAAAGACGGCGACGAAGTGGCTTTCTTCCCACCAGTTACTGGAGGTTAA